The genomic window tctctgactttgcacgtaCTTTTCAAGTACGAGTATAGAAAAGCaaatgcttttttaattttattattatatacattttttaatatttttaatggcataatttttaattttgttgttttccaaTTTCATTGCAGTGTGCAAAGAATGGCTGGTACGTGAAGACAGCGCACTCGCCTATAAATTGCAGTCACAAGAAAGTAAGATATATCCAACGGCAAAAGGCAAAATTAACAACCGGAACTAAAGTTTATAACCCGTGCACACAttcagacatacatatatatatacgtatgtacgcACATTAATTTCTTTGCAATTCTTTTCCAACAGTAAATGACTTCTATAAGGGCAACCGGCAGCGCAATGCAGTGGTACGCGAGGATTTTCCCACTGCACTGAATGAGCAAATCAAGGAGAAGGAACAGGCAGAGAAGCAAGTGGAAATGTATAGACGTCGACTGTTGGAACAGTAAGTGCAATAAAATTACCTACAATGGGCGCTAATGCGAAATTTTTATGTGTCCACAGGGAAGCGCATGACAAGCGAGTAGCGAAGGAGATTGCGGACAAATTGGAACGTGACTTGCAGGAGCAGAGGCATAGGGAGCTGCTGGAGAGCGAAGAGATGGCGCAACAGATGCaggtaaacacacacacacacatacattggtGTGCACATAGAAATATTTATCTATGCATGccctataaaatatttacgacCTGCGTCGCATTAACTTTTTGGCTCTTCTTGCAGGAGCTCTACGTGAATCTGCCACCACCGACGCGCGGAAAGACGCATCCGCCACCGCCACGTCCAGCTAAAGCAAGTATCTTGCAACAGAATCCAAATGAACCCTCAACatcgaacggtagatattttggTAGTAGCAGTAGTAGTAGTAGCCAGCATTCGAATcatcaacatcaacatcaacaacaacaacaacaatcatcaTCACAATCACCACAAATATCACAAAtgccacaacagcaacaaccatCCGCTCATCAGCAACAGCATCAACAACAATTGTCGCCCGCCTCATTTTTGTTGCAGCAAAAACATTTCTCACAAACCGATTGGTATGTAGGCATAACGGTACAAAAGACACCGTCACCTACAACCGCATCGGTGGTAAATGCAGCAGATTCATCATTTCCACCAACATCCAGCACACGTCAACAGTCCAGATCACAGACAAATGCAGCGAGTGGCAGCAATTCAACCGCTAACGGTCACATGTTGGTGAGTTACAATGCAATACGTGCCACTAACCAATATGGGCCACAAGCTCTTTGAACTCACTTACAACAAACTAACaacttcatttcattcacatcagcaacaacaccaacatcAGCATCAACACTCATTGTCATCCATTTCAACGGGCTCGGCTGCATCAACAtcctcagcagcagcagcagtggcagGAGCAGCAGTAACAGCGGTAGCGGCAGTAGCAGCGGGATCCTCATCGGTATTGGCATCATCCTCATTTGCACATCAACACCAACACCCCCATCAGCACAACCACTTTCACTCACCAacagcacaacaacaaaagcgcAATGCACTCGATACGCATCCAACACACGCACCCTACACCAAACATTCACCAACAAAACCATCAACACCACCAAGCGGACACCAGCAGCCGCTGCACCAACGCCAGCACTCAGTCGAAGAACTGATTGAGTACTCGGATGTGGTGGACAGCATACGTCTTCTAGGTGcgagtgctgctgctgctgctggtgctgaAAGTGGTGGCGTTAGTGATGCTGGCTTCCCACCCGAATCACCCTTACACAACACTTTCAGTAACAATAGTAAAACCACCAATCCACCAACTGCTGCTTTGAGCAATCGATTGCATTCGGTGTCGAATGAGAATTTGCTTAGAAATgaatacaaatttcagaaacTCTCGCCGGAAAAGTACGATCAACTGGTGGGCAATGATGGCGGTGGGCGTGGTGCGAGCAATGTTACGGCTGCTGAACGGCATATGCAGGCGCACGCAGATGATATTGAACTGTACGTGGATCCGTGTGATTATGCGAGTTTGAAGGAGATTGGCTTGCCCATGGAAGAGATCAAGGAGATGAGCAAAAAACTAAAGCAAGAACAGAAGGATGAGGTAAGTATTCGTGGGctagttaaatataatattaactgGGAATAAGAGAGCAGTTAAACAGATAAACATATCGAGTCGTTTATAAATAGCTACGGAAGTTAGTTAGTTTGATCTTCCATTACTACAGTGGTTTTATTAACATTCAGTACTGCCAAATGGGAACTGCCAATGCGTTTTTTATCGCAGCTATAAGAACCAGGAGGaggttgaacactttctctgcactTTCTCTGCACTTACCTCGCTGTCTACTCATCCTTCTTTGGATGTGTGGCGAAcataaggcctcttctattcgcaaCTTCTCAGCTCGCTAGAGAGACTGCTCGGCTCACTTACCAAAAAAcgtgcatgtgaaagcaacaacaaagttaacaACATGCAATTTTTggcagctctattccagcgGTACGCGAAATGCACTTTTTGCAGAAcgataattttcataaaacgttTAGATTACTTAGAGTATGACAAAGTTTGCCAAAGCCTGTAGTAACAATTGTCTTGTCTTCACTCTTGAATCACCCTATAAAAAAGTATTAGTTGTCCTCCGCGTGTGTTTGTTACATAAGAAAAACTCTCATAAAACCCTGCCCCACGGGaatggcttgaaattgtagTTCAATAGATTGGTAGGACAGCGACAAAACGCGTACCATAAATTAGAGAGGAGGTTTGCCAAGACATGTTCATTTATactagttgcttcatctatacaccacttgctaacgcttggcgaaaagaagaagcCTACAGAATCAGCAGACATCCAAAATATTCCATTGTTTGTTAGACAGACGAAAGGTTTCACAACATTTGGAATTAGAGGTGGACACTTGAGCCCAAGCAATTGCTATCGCAATGGAACTTCAGGCCTAAGTTCGTACATCTATTCATGGAGAATGACAACCATCGTAACCTAACCAAACCTAACGTAGTTGGTCTATTCTCAGTGGACTCAAGGTAATGCCCTTATAGTGCTTTTCTGGGCTTGATATCCAGAAGCCATTTGGAGCATCAGATGAATGTCGTATCATCGATCCTTTCTtgtaactcattttttgactataaatcgcattttttaaccatcaatcactcaccgcattcgcctgatatggctccctgtgacttctgctTGTACCGACAtgctgaaggacattccgatcaacgacactctttcgaaaagcttttagatcgcgcaaatgGTGTATCGACTAGACGCTAGACTAAAGTATcgagggactattttgaataaataaacgcaAAGttgtcagaacaaagctcctgtcgtgtctagtttagctcagtcttgtttattttggacttcaccttgtatacagcgttgcccatattcgacggacccatgtgttttttttttaatgttgacgataataatcattttacttggttcaagtagattttttgacatcactttttgaatgtgatatctctcaaatggcggccttgagcctgtacgacgtattgtgcccgttttgcagcattttccatagttttagctaacatttcggctggaatagcagctatttcctcacggatgttgttcttgagctcttctatggcctttggcttattaatataaacctttgattttaaatatccccacaagaagaagtcaggtggcgttaaatcgggcgaacgcggtggccagtcaaaatcgccatttttcgacatcaaacgac from Anastrepha ludens isolate Willacy chromosome 5, idAnaLude1.1, whole genome shotgun sequence includes these protein-coding regions:
- the LOC128863200 gene encoding myb-like protein AA isoform X2, yielding MNNLTKTEALPKTGHVNEVCKEWLVREDSALAYKLQSQEINDFYKGNRQRNAVVREDFPTALNEQIKEKEQAEKQVEMYRRRLLEQEAHDKRVAKEIADKLERDLQEQRHRELLESEEMAQQMQELYVNLPPPTRGKTHPPPPRPAKASILQQNPNEPSTSNGRYFGSSSSSSSQHSNHQHQHQQQQQQSSSQSPQISQMPQQQQPSAHQQQHQQQLSPASFLLQQKHFSQTDWYVGITVQKTPSPTTASVVNAADSSFPPTSSTRQQSRSQTNAASGSNSTANGHMLKLSPEKYDQLVGNDGGGRGASNVTAAERHMQAHADDIELYVDPCDYASLKEIGLPMEEIKEMSKKLKQEQKDELLARRLQQMEVNDGLTLEQRDRLLAIEAQDKELAKMLQDRERAKAKRAKEKARLRKYQQKDAVAAAGSTTLCSSSGSSSNGLHCGPLLPLPQDCLSFGKHATHAAVPSTAVACVSTSKAASVLNGAEEEDIIDVEAYSNPIDVLHSQQQRQHQNGTLTNGSLTREGGRRSNNSQQHNSIGANNNSALNRIDDDIYTLPVDSCRPGQRPASLNISPTGEAQLLQHNSMTRSENYSTDSHDSLSRHELAPRMNYSQSSTFDKSSSPTPPYMPIQGTRRSNSSDDRKKKSKDKCTHQ
- the LOC128863200 gene encoding uncharacterized protein LOC128863200 isoform X1, with translation MNNLTKTEALPKTGHVNEVCKEWLVREDSALAYKLQSQEINDFYKGNRQRNAVVREDFPTALNEQIKEKEQAEKQVEMYRRRLLEQEAHDKRVAKEIADKLERDLQEQRHRELLESEEMAQQMQELYVNLPPPTRGKTHPPPPRPAKASILQQNPNEPSTSNGRYFGSSSSSSSQHSNHQHQHQQQQQQSSSQSPQISQMPQQQQPSAHQQQHQQQLSPASFLLQQKHFSQTDWYVGITVQKTPSPTTASVVNAADSSFPPTSSTRQQSRSQTNAASGSNSTANGHMLQQHQHQHQHSLSSISTGSAASTSSAAAAVAGAAVTAVAAVAAGSSSVLASSSFAHQHQHPHQHNHFHSPTAQQQKRNALDTHPTHAPYTKHSPTKPSTPPSGHQQPLHQRQHSVEELIEYSDVVDSIRLLGASAAAAAGAESGGVSDAGFPPESPLHNTFSNNSKTTNPPTAALSNRLHSVSNENLLRNEYKFQKLSPEKYDQLVGNDGGGRGASNVTAAERHMQAHADDIELYVDPCDYASLKEIGLPMEEIKEMSKKLKQEQKDELLARRLQQMEVNDGLTLEQRDRLLAIEAQDKELAKMLQDRERAKAKRAKEKARLRKYQQKDAVAAAGSTTLCSSSGSSSNGLHCGPLLPLPQDCLSFGKHATHAAVPSTAVACVSTSKAASVLNGAEEEDIIDVEAYSNPIDVLHSQQQRQHQNGTLTNGSLTREGGRRSNNSQQHNSIGANNNSALNRIDDDIYTLPVDSCRPGQRPASLNISPTGEAQLLQHNSMTRSENYSTDSHDSLSRHELAPRMNYSQSSTFDKSSSPTPPYMPIQGTRRSNSSDDRKKKSKDKCTHQ